ACGCGTCATGCTGCAGCCTATCATCATGGGGATGGCTGAAGGTATCGCGTCCACCCCTTGTGGGCCGCGCCCGTCTGGCACAGGGCTTTCCCGAAGCGGCGGGCTAACCCGGCACTGACCCGACCACTGCACGCCGCGCCCGGCAGGTGGCGATGTTGCCGGAGTTGCAGTGATGCGCCTCGTGTTACTGCGGGCCGCCCTGCTCTTCCTCACAGGCTGCGGCCCGCTGGATGACTACTGCGGGCGCAATATGGGTTTCCATCACGCTGGCGGAGACACCGGCCCTCACTCGTCTTTCGGGATCCGGTTTGCCGAGTGATCCTCGTACTGCTCGGTCAGCACATGTTTGCCGTCATGCCCGCCCTTGCGCGGATCCTGCTGCTTATCGCGGTTGGACAAGACTTCGTTCGGCGGGATCTTGTCGATGTCGGACATGGTCATAGCGCCTGAGGCATCCCCTTTGCCCTGGACACCCTTGCCGAATTTCTTGTGCGATGCATTTGCCATGATTGTTCTCCTTCCGAAGAGACAACGGGCGACGGGCTCACAGGGTTCATGACGATGGTGTGAGCTTGCCGATCCGGATCAGCCACCCCTCGCCCGCTCTGGCCTGATCCCCTCTTGCTCTAAGAGCGAGGTGTTGGACCGGAAGGCTACGACGATCAGTCGTCCGGATCGGGGATACGAAAGGCAAGCCGTCCTTTCCCGGTGCCAGAAAGCGCGAAAGGATCCTGATGCCGGTCATCATGAATGCGGGCCCTCCCTGTTGGCGCCCTCAATTCAGGCTTGTATAGACGGTTGACTTTCATTCCGGAGTTGCGGTTTGCTCAGGATGCTGCAGATCGTTGAATTATTGCCTTTTTTAGTCTTGGAGCTTTCGCATGTGTCAAACCTGCTGTGCATCTCTTGCCGACACAGGACTAATGCACTTTTGCCATTGCGGAAGCCCCGATACCCTGGCCGCAATGCGCCGGATTGAGGCGGATATCTCGCGTCGTCAGATGCTCGGCGGGATGTCAGCGGTCGTCGGCATGTTTGCGGGTTTTGGACTTGCTCCAAACGAGCTGCGGGCGCAGACGGTGGGCGCGCCTCTCTTGCTGACCAATCTGAAATATTTCGACGGCACCACGCTCAGCCTGCACAGCGGGGTCGACATTCTGGTTGACGGCGGCCGGATTGCCGCGCTGCCGGCAGCGGGCCAGGGCCCGACAGAGGCCGAGCGGATCGATTGCGGCGGGCGCACCGTCATTCCGGGCCTCATCGACAGCCATTGGCACACCACCCTGGCTGCGGTCAGTCAGCTGGCCGCGATGACCCAGGATATCGGCTTCCTGCACCTGATGGCGGGAAAAGAGGCGGGCGCGACGCTGATGCGCGGTTTTACAACCGTGCGCGATGTCGGGGGCCCGGCCTTTGGCCTTCAGGCAGCGGTGGATCGCGGCGTGGTGACCGGTCCGCGCATCTTCCCCGCAGGTGCGATCATCAGCCAGACCTCGGGCCATGGCGATTTCCGCTTTCAGAACTCGCTGCCGATGATGCCGGTCGACCAGCCCGATTACGCGACCAAAGCCGGCATGTCGGCGCTGGCTGACGGCGTGCCCGAGGTGCTGCGCCGCACCCGCGAGCAACTGATGAAGGGCGCGAGCCAGATCAAGATCACCGCGGGCGGCGGCGTGGCCTCGCAATATGACCCGCTGGAATCGCTGCAGTTCACGCTGGAAGAGATGCGGGCCGCAGTAGATGCCGCGACCGACTGGGGCACCTATGTCTGCGCCCATGTCTATACCTCGGCCGGGATCCAGCGCTGTATCAAAGCAGGCGTGAAATCGATCGAACATGGCCAGCTGGCGGATGAGGACACTGTCCGCATGATGGCGGATAATGGCACCTGGTGGTCGATCCAGCCGTTCCTCGCCGATGAGGATGCGAATAAATACACCGATCCCAAGGCGATTGCCGCGCAGAAAATGGTGGCCGAGGGCACGATGCGGGCCTTTGAATGGGCCGACAAGCACAAGGTCAACTGGGCGTTCGGCACAGATATCCTTTACGGCGGCGGCGAAACCCAGGCGAAGCAGCTGACCAAGCTGGCCCGCTTCATGTCGCCACTTGCGGCGCTGCACCGGGCGACAGGGGCGGCGGGTGACCTGCTGGCTCTGTCGGGGGCACGCGCGCCCTATGACGGGCGGCTGGGCGTGATTGCCGAGGGCGCCCTGGCCGATCTTCTGGTGGTCGATGGCGATGCCGAGGCTGGGCTCGACTGGCTGGCCGACAGCAGCAATCTGCGGGTCATCCTCAAGGGTGGCCGCATATTCAAAAACAGCCTGTGAGGAGAATGACATGATCCGCAATCTGCTGGGGGCTGCAGCCATTCTCGCCCTTGGATCAACGGCGGCTCTGGCCGAAGACTGGTCGGGCCAGATCACCCCCTATGTCTGGGCTGCAGGCTTTGGCGGCGATGTCACCCCCTTTACGGGCGCGCCGACGCTGTCCTTCAAAAAGGGTTTTTCCGACGTTACTAAAGATGTTGATGGGGCTTTTTTCCTTTCGGGCTATGCGCGGCGCGACCGGCTGGTGGTCATGGGGGATCTGAGCTGGTCTTCAAGTTCGAAATCCGGCCATCTGCCGCCGGGTCTGCCGGCCGAGGGCAAGCTGACGCAGCGCTCGCTGACCCTGCTGGCGGGCTGGCGGGCGGTGCAGAATGAGGCCTTTACCCTCGATCTGCTGGGCGGTGCCCGGGCCTTCAGCATCAAAAGCAGCGTCACCGTTGCGGGCGGCATGATGCAGGCCTCGCCGGGCAGGGATTTCGTCGATCCGATCCTCGCGGCCCGCGCCAATATCGCGCTGGCCCCACAATGGTCGGCGCTGGTCTATGCCGATTTCGGTGGCTTCGGGGTTGGCTCGGAAAGCACCAGCCAGGTTCTTGCGACGGTCAATTATGAAGTGAATGACAATCTCTGGCTGTCCTTCGGTTACCGGCAGCTGAATGTCGATTACCGCAGCGGCGGCACCGTGGTTGATGTGCGCATGGGCGGGCCGCTTTTCGGCGCGACCTGGCGGTTCTGAGGAGAAACAGATGATCAAAGCCTTTACCCTCGCGCTTGCTCTCGCCGTCGGGGTCGCCCCGATTGCCGAAGCCTGCACCCGCGTCGTCTATCACGGGCCCGATGGCCGCGTGCTGACCGCGCGATCCATGGACTGGAGCATGCCGATGATCTCCAATCTCTGGGTCTTTCCGCGCGGCATGACCCGCACCGGCGAGGCTGGTCCGCGCTCGCTGGAATGGACCTCGAAATATGGCAGCCTGATCGTCTCGGGCTATGACATCGCCACTGTCGACGGCATGAACGAGGCGGGGCTGGTCGCCAATATGCTCTGGCTGGTGGCCTCGGATTACCCCGAGGATGATGGCCAGACACCGCAGATGTCGCTCTCGCTCTGGGCGCAGTATTTCATGGATAATTACGCGACCGTTGCCGAGGCGGTGGCGGATCTGGAGGCGCGGCCCTTCCATGTCGTGACCAAGGACGTGCCGGTGCAGCCCGGGCGGCTGACGACCGTGCATCTGTCTTTGTCGGATGCGAGCGGTGACAGTGCCATTCTGGAATGGATCAATGGCGAATTGCGGATCCATCACGGGCCCGAATTCAACGTCATGACCAATGACCCGCCCTATGACGAGCAGCTGGCACTTGCCTCCTACTGGAAGGGCGTCAATCCGCGTGAAGTGCTGCCCGGCACCACCCGCGCCGCTGACCGTTTCGTGCGCGCCGGCACCTATATCGACATGGTCGTGCAATCGGATGACCCGCGCGAAGCAGCGGCAGCGGCCTTCAGCGTGATCCGTAATGCCTCGGTGCCTTACGGGATTTCGACACCGGACGCGCCGAACCTGTCGACCACGCGCTGGCGGGTGGTGGCGGATCAGAAGGACCGGCTGTTCTATGTCGAATCCGCGATCTCACCCAATGTGTTCTGGGTCGATCTGAAGCAGCTGGACTTTGCCGAGGGCAGTGGCGTGCGTCAGCTGGATCTGGGCGTGGATATGGGCAGCATCCGCTCGGGCGAGGTCTCGGCAGAATTTGTCGCCGCAGAGCCTTTCCGTTTCGAGCCTGCCGATTGAGAGAGGTATCAGTATGATCAGGACCCTGACCCGACTGCCGCTGCCCCGACTGTCGCTGATCGCGTTGCTTGCCGCAACACAGGCGGCCTGCGTCAGCGGCACCGGGCCCGAAGAGCCGGTGAGAATTCTGCGCAGCACCACCGATGGAGTTGTGCTGCACGGGCTGATCGACGCCACGCGAAAGAGCCCGCCTGACCGCTATGACATGCTGGCACAAAGCGAGTGTGCGCGTTCAGGCAGGCAGGCTGTTCTGACCGGAATGGAACAGAAATCGACCTTTGGCTTTGATGTGACCTATCGCTGCGTCTCAAAGACCTGACGCAACCCGGCTGCGCGGATCAGTTCAGAGCGTGCAAGTATTCGCGCATCCTTTGTGCTGAAGCCCTGCAGGTTGTGTAGCGCATTTCGGCGCTGATGGAGCAGGAGCCGCCCACCGCATCCCGGGGGCGGCTCTCTGCATCAGCACTATGTTGCTGACCCTTACCTCAGCGCAGCGATCTTCCCCGGCTCATAACCTCAGCCATGTCCTGCACTTCGCTCCGGGCGAAACGCCGTGAATGGGGGGCTGATTGGGGGCTCAGGGTTCGTCCACTTCCAGCACATAGGCGCCTGGTTCGATCCGGTTCATCACCAGATCGGGGATATCGGCCGGCAATGCTGCAGCCAGCGGCGGGAAGACGCCCACCGCCCGCAGGGCCTTGCGCAGGTCGATACTGCGGCCAAGGTAATCAAGCGCCACTTTTGACGCCCCGGGTTTGCGCCCACGGCGGGTTGGACCACCCGTCTGGATGCCCATCAGCCGGAGCAGCTGATGACGATAGCTGGGATAGAGCGTGACCTGGGTCAGGGATTTAAAGTCAAGCGTCTCATATT
This DNA window, taken from Rhodobacter sp. 24-YEA-8, encodes the following:
- a CDS encoding amidohydrolase family protein; its protein translation is MRRIEADISRRQMLGGMSAVVGMFAGFGLAPNELRAQTVGAPLLLTNLKYFDGTTLSLHSGVDILVDGGRIAALPAAGQGPTEAERIDCGGRTVIPGLIDSHWHTTLAAVSQLAAMTQDIGFLHLMAGKEAGATLMRGFTTVRDVGGPAFGLQAAVDRGVVTGPRIFPAGAIISQTSGHGDFRFQNSLPMMPVDQPDYATKAGMSALADGVPEVLRRTREQLMKGASQIKITAGGGVASQYDPLESLQFTLEEMRAAVDAATDWGTYVCAHVYTSAGIQRCIKAGVKSIEHGQLADEDTVRMMADNGTWWSIQPFLADEDANKYTDPKAIAAQKMVAEGTMRAFEWADKHKVNWAFGTDILYGGGETQAKQLTKLARFMSPLAALHRATGAAGDLLALSGARAPYDGRLGVIAEGALADLLVVDGDAEAGLDWLADSSNLRVILKGGRIFKNSL
- a CDS encoding linear amide C-N hydrolase; translation: MIKAFTLALALAVGVAPIAEACTRVVYHGPDGRVLTARSMDWSMPMISNLWVFPRGMTRTGEAGPRSLEWTSKYGSLIVSGYDIATVDGMNEAGLVANMLWLVASDYPEDDGQTPQMSLSLWAQYFMDNYATVAEAVADLEARPFHVVTKDVPVQPGRLTTVHLSLSDASGDSAILEWINGELRIHHGPEFNVMTNDPPYDEQLALASYWKGVNPREVLPGTTRAADRFVRAGTYIDMVVQSDDPREAAAAAFSVIRNASVPYGISTPDAPNLSTTRWRVVADQKDRLFYVESAISPNVFWVDLKQLDFAEGSGVRQLDLGVDMGSIRSGEVSAEFVAAEPFRFEPAD